One Oncorhynchus kisutch isolate 150728-3 linkage group LG13, Okis_V2, whole genome shotgun sequence DNA window includes the following coding sequences:
- the LOC109886720 gene encoding gastrula zinc finger protein XlCGF57.1 isoform X1 has product MKIKQRSKTTQLHKKTMGTKRHGNLGITQTEHDPQSGDDSTGRYESDCTQALSKSTSSKHHSDSSPFHKDPVVVLTRLAEVVVKTLLRDIKVCLVKEVTDVRRDEDNHGGSPQFFPCPHCTISFTDCYFLENHIKTKHQKQYLAMLRSQVSKSKIVYGPTHSCAHCSCMFHTPRQLDIHTRQAHPSARPQKPAPPRRTGRPHRVQEKFHTCPQCSRRFKYLGSLLKHCKSLHKMAVVLINGHISCADCEKSFENCWGLGPHRCHEPEGSKPKDAKQMGIKEVGFQCLDCGKILTTPTSLNTHMRIHTGEKPYACKECGKRFSDTSAYRYHLLIHNGVKPFKCQDCGKAFKQKSLLRKHMTVHSGERKYSCSQCDRKFAYRESLKLHLRTHSGERPFKCTVCGKDFADKGYLKTHLKIHSNQKNYHCGVCGQKFIRIGVLNIHLRSHTGERPYHCTVCDKQFARLDHLKNHQRTHTGEKPYTCTECSKSFTQSGDLTKHKRLHTGERPFECSECHKRFICSASLTLHMRTHTHRDVKPYSCQECGKSFYEQSHVNGHMKIHKGKRYSCPHCFLSFARKSNLSKHLLRRHKPK; this is encoded by the exons ATGAAGATCAAACAACGTTCAAAAACTACGCAACTGCACAAAAAAACCATGGGGACTAAACGCCATGGAAACCTGGGTATAACACAAACAGAACATGACCCACAGTCAGGTGATGACTCCACCGGCAGATATGAATCAGATTGTACCCAAGCACTCTCAAAGAGCACCAGTTCAAAGCATCATTCAGATTCTAGTCCATTCCACAAGGATCCTGTGGTAGTGCTAACCAGGTTGGCTGAG GTGGTGGTTAAGACACTTCTGAGAGACATTAAAGTGTGTTTGGTGAAGGAGGTGACGGATGTCAGGAGGGATGAAGACAACCATGGAG GTTCTCCCCAGTTCTTTCCTTGTCCACACTGCACCATCTCctttactgactgttacttcctGGAGAACCACATCAAGACCAAACACCAGAAGCAGTACCTGGCCATGTTGAGAAGCCAAGTCTCAAAGAGTAAAATAGTGTACGGCCCCACACACAGCTGTGCCCACTGTAGCTGCATGTTCCATACACCACGACAGCTAGACATCCACACCCGCCAGGCCCACCCCTCTGCCCGTCCCCAGAAACCTGCCCCTCCCCGGAGAACTGGCCGTCCTCACAGGGTACAGGAGAAATTCCACACCTGCCCACAGTGCTCCCGCAGATTCAAGTACCTGGGCAGCCTGCTGAAGCACTGCAAGAGTTTGCACAAAATGGCCGTTGTTCTCATCAATGGACACATCAGTTGCGCAGACTGTGAGAAGAGCTTTGAGAATTGCTGGGGCCTGGGGCCTCACCGGTGTCACGAACCAGAGGGCAGTAAACCTAAGGACGCTAAACAGATGGGCATTAAGGAAGTTGGCTTCCAATGCTTAGATTGTGGCAAGATCCTCACTACTCCTACGAGCCTGAACACTCACATGCGCATCCACACTGGAGAAAAGCCTTATGCCTGCAAGGAGTGTGGCAAGCGCTTCTCAGATACCAGCGCTTACCGTTATCACTTGTTAATACACAATGGGGTCAAGCCATTCAAATGTCAGGACTGTGGGAAGGCTTTCAAGCAGAAGTCGCTCCTCAGGAAGCACATGACTGTTCACTCTGGTGAGAGGAAGTACTCCTGCTCCCAATGTGACAGGAAGTTTGCATACAGGGAGAGTCTGAAGCTTCACCTGCGCACACACTCCGGGGAGAGACCTTTCAAATGTACTGTCTGTGGTAAAGACTTTGCTGACAAAGGTTATCTGAAGACGCATCTGAAGATCCACAGCAACCAGAAAAACTACCATTGTGGGGTTTGTGGGCAGAAATTCATAAGGATTGGGGTGCTGAACATACACCTGCGCTCACACACCGGTGAGAGGCCTTACCACTGCACAGTGTGTGACAAGCAGTTTGCCCGACTCGACCACCTGAAGAACCACCAGCGCACTCACACAGGTGAGAAACCATACACCTGTACCGAGTGCAGTAAAAGCTTCACTCAGTCTGGAGATCTAACCAAACACAAGCGCCTCCACACTGGGGAGAGGCCATTTGAATGTTCTGAATGCCACAAACGCTTTATCTGCTCTGCTTCTCTGACCCTGCACATGAGGACCCACACTCACCGTGACGTAAAGCCATACTCCTGCCAAGAGTGTGGGAAAAGCTTTTATGAACAGAGTCATGTGAACGGCCACATGAAAATCCACAAGGGGAAACGTTATTCCTGCCCCCACTGCTTTCTCAGCTTTGCTCGCAAGTCCAACCTTTCCAAACACCTGCTTAGACGTCATAAACCTAAATGA